One segment of Capnocytophaga sp. oral taxon 878 DNA contains the following:
- a CDS encoding SIR2 family protein: MENIYKESLFQAISKGEVVLWAGAGLSLYAGLPSGVQLREILYEGLTPLEKEEVGKESDLSHLADEICVLKGNRNYIVQTLKRIFAGNFLSTETHKVISQIPHFRNIITTNYDSLFERVYDSNKLNIIFSDDHTPYIDDKKVNLFKIHGDLSAPNSIIITESDYNNFFSKDTEQNTIWSVIKGIIATKSILFIGYSLEDTNVEVVFNKIREKIGENRKECYFVAPNISTTKSIKLNRANIHPISLTGEKLFEELIEYLKKNIKKNFENKDISSEIYSEFIGNFGLKSEIEVDSSIGKNIVKNLTGIEGKDTKIKMTFSVSSSSEEIHKLDALINKGDISGEITIDRESLTAFNININGINFRDIDDVKNLKIVPQAFFDKQVDIIFENGKEFNDVEIKIFSLSQIDTKLRVITQLYGSELEIVTSPLVNDESEALFTYTISEKIDNVSKQIAFFELIECFSEGQSFSVYIEGERVFDSKRIFKGQSLEGLNPIYKKNNAYLTYFESLKKIERLGNLRFSRINIEDVTFQNYKLLLIVIAKFENNFIEEINPKVSLNPECFDYTEHKEDFNLCFTNNSEDIVVHNQTFKMGEITKQISDAFISNYEEIINDRTISPIVESRSKRAIITFNN; this comes from the coding sequence ATGGAGAATATATATAAAGAAAGTCTATTTCAGGCTATAAGTAAAGGAGAAGTGGTTCTTTGGGCAGGAGCTGGCTTGTCTTTGTATGCTGGTTTGCCATCAGGAGTGCAGCTTAGGGAGATTCTATACGAAGGTCTAACTCCTTTAGAAAAAGAAGAAGTTGGAAAAGAATCAGACCTATCTCATTTGGCAGATGAAATTTGTGTGCTTAAAGGAAATAGAAACTATATTGTCCAAACTTTAAAAAGAATTTTTGCAGGGAATTTTTTATCAACAGAAACGCATAAGGTTATTTCTCAAATACCTCATTTCAGAAATATAATAACAACTAACTATGATAGTTTATTTGAGAGAGTATATGATAGTAATAAACTAAATATAATTTTCTCTGATGACCATACTCCGTATATAGATGATAAAAAAGTGAATCTTTTTAAAATACACGGAGATTTATCAGCTCCTAATTCCATAATTATAACAGAGTCAGATTATAATAATTTTTTTAGCAAAGATACAGAACAAAATACAATTTGGAGTGTTATCAAAGGAATAATTGCTACTAAGAGCATTCTATTCATTGGATATAGTTTAGAGGATACCAATGTTGAGGTCGTTTTCAATAAAATAAGAGAGAAAATAGGAGAAAATAGGAAAGAATGTTATTTTGTAGCTCCTAATATATCTACCACCAAGTCAATCAAATTAAATAGAGCAAATATACATCCTATTTCTCTTACAGGAGAAAAACTCTTTGAAGAGCTAATAGAATATCTCAAGAAGAATATCAAAAAAAACTTTGAAAATAAAGATATTTCTTCTGAGATCTATTCTGAGTTTATAGGTAATTTTGGATTGAAATCTGAAATAGAAGTAGATTCTTCAATAGGGAAAAACATTGTAAAAAATCTTACAGGGATAGAAGGTAAGGACACAAAGATTAAAATGACTTTTTCTGTCAGTAGTTCATCCGAAGAAATACATAAGTTAGATGCTTTAATAAATAAAGGTGATATTTCAGGAGAAATAACTATTGATAGAGAAAGTTTAACTGCATTCAATATTAATATAAATGGTATTAATTTTAGAGATATTGATGATGTTAAAAATCTAAAGATTGTTCCACAAGCTTTTTTTGATAAGCAAGTAGATATTATTTTTGAAAATGGGAAAGAATTTAATGATGTAGAGATAAAAATTTTTTCATTAAGTCAGATTGATACAAAACTAAGGGTAATAACTCAGCTCTATGGTAGTGAATTAGAAATTGTAACATCTCCATTGGTAAATGATGAATCAGAAGCACTATTTACTTATACAATATCAGAAAAAATTGATAATGTTTCTAAACAAATAGCTTTTTTTGAATTAATTGAATGTTTTTCAGAAGGACAATCGTTTTCTGTTTATATAGAGGGAGAGAGAGTTTTTGATTCAAAAAGAATTTTTAAAGGACAATCATTAGAAGGGTTAAATCCTATTTACAAAAAGAATAATGCCTATTTAACATATTTTGAAAGTTTAAAGAAAATTGAAAGATTAGGCAATCTTCGCTTCTCCAGAATTAATATTGAAGATGTTACTTTTCAGAATTATAAGCTATTACTCATAGTTATTGCAAAATTTGAGAATAATTTTATTGAGGAAATAAATCCTAAAGTTTCTCTAAACCCAGAGTGTTTTGATTATACAGAACATAAAGAAGATTTTAATTTATGTTTTACTAATAACTCAGAAGATATAGTTGTACATAATCAAACTTTTAAGATGGGAGAAATAACAAAACAAATATCAGATGCTTTTATTTCAAATTATGAAGAAATAATAAATGATAGAACAATATCTCCTATTGTTGAAAGTCGCTCTAAAAGAGCTATAATAACATTTAATAATTAA
- a CDS encoding AAA family ATPase: protein MSFKLLAIRPLKGCSARFLKNLEEDRIYKFYNDYSFLDENNQEIEGGDKKVSKIECNNTVPEKFYEKSGLDIQISALVGKNGSGKSSLLELLYASCYVIASKKGILPNIDSVSKEIEEIEPSEYPTEGDIKFFKEVEKNIPISYQNTNIKINYTTENQKREALNFKKKQIEDIYKELYVQIFYEIEDEYYRILLSPSHSNIEIYNISNNKTITDFKFYNIVINYSIYGLNENILGDWVSDLFHKNDGYQTPIVINPYRREGNIDVNSELHLAQTRLITNILLTDNKAILSGKEIDSVCFELDTNKNKPEEQDISVKSNYGTFNKVYNVLYDSNNYYLEEGEEKKIPHFKELMNYVLCKVKKISEVYKEYRDIAPFEGNKVSQKFLEKLADDKSHITLKLRQVLNIIRFNLLIQNNGSKWEMKEDGVLHFKLKIDDFIKRIKEVNASNLKKDELIPIGCYRFIINVKNDTNNNDSVSNINVLSSGEQHLLHTMPSVLYHILNVNSVHSSEVEKIKYEYINIIFDEIELYFHPEYQRRFVFELLERLDSLKKGGNIDNIKGINILFCTHSPFILSDIPKENVLFLGDEMDFKTFGANITTSLASSFFMEYLIGEFAKTKITNIIEKLNKISNDKENNNDKENILKTIRLIDEPILRNKLIEMYYEKFVETKDKALKKEQEKEQEVETLAKRLGVNIEIIKQNK, encoded by the coding sequence ATGAGTTTTAAATTATTAGCCATCAGACCTCTTAAAGGGTGTAGTGCAAGATTCTTAAAGAACTTAGAAGAAGATAGGATATACAAATTTTATAATGATTACTCTTTTCTTGATGAAAATAATCAAGAAATAGAAGGCGGTGATAAAAAGGTTTCAAAGATAGAATGCAACAACACTGTTCCTGAGAAATTTTACGAAAAATCAGGGTTAGACATACAGATTTCTGCATTAGTAGGAAAGAATGGGAGCGGTAAGAGTAGTTTGTTAGAACTTTTATATGCTTCTTGTTATGTGATTGCCTCAAAAAAAGGAATTTTACCTAATATAGATTCTGTTAGTAAAGAAATAGAAGAAATAGAACCTTCTGAATACCCTACTGAAGGAGATATTAAATTTTTTAAAGAAGTAGAAAAAAACATTCCTATTTCATATCAAAATACAAATATAAAAATTAATTATACAACTGAAAATCAGAAAAGAGAAGCCCTGAATTTTAAGAAAAAACAGATAGAAGATATATATAAGGAACTATATGTTCAGATTTTCTATGAGATAGAGGACGAATACTATCGTATTCTTTTATCTCCGTCTCACTCTAATATAGAAATCTATAATATTAGTAATAACAAAACTATTACTGATTTTAAGTTTTATAACATTGTCATAAATTACTCTATATATGGGCTTAATGAAAATATTTTAGGTGATTGGGTTTCAGATTTATTCCATAAGAACGATGGTTATCAAACACCTATAGTTATCAATCCTTATAGAAGAGAAGGAAATATAGATGTAAATTCAGAATTACACCTTGCACAAACAAGATTAATAACCAATATTCTATTAACTGATAATAAAGCAATTCTCAGCGGTAAAGAAATTGATTCAGTTTGTTTTGAATTAGATACTAATAAGAATAAACCAGAAGAACAGGATATATCAGTTAAAAGTAACTATGGTACTTTTAATAAGGTATACAACGTTCTATATGATAGTAATAACTACTACTTAGAAGAAGGAGAGGAAAAGAAAATTCCTCATTTTAAAGAGTTGATGAATTATGTGCTATGTAAAGTAAAAAAGATTTCAGAAGTCTATAAAGAATATAGAGATATAGCTCCTTTTGAAGGTAATAAAGTTTCTCAAAAGTTCTTAGAAAAACTTGCTGATGATAAAAGTCATATTACTCTAAAATTAAGACAAGTACTTAATATCATACGTTTTAATCTATTAATACAGAATAATGGCTCTAAATGGGAGATGAAAGAGGATGGAGTATTACACTTTAAGCTCAAAATAGATGACTTTATAAAAAGGATTAAAGAAGTTAATGCTTCTAATCTTAAAAAAGATGAGTTAATTCCTATTGGTTGCTATCGTTTTATTATTAATGTAAAAAATGATACAAATAACAATGATTCAGTATCAAATATAAATGTACTGAGTTCAGGAGAACAACATTTACTACATACAATGCCGTCTGTATTGTATCATATACTCAATGTTAATTCTGTACATAGTTCAGAAGTGGAAAAAATAAAATATGAGTATATCAATATTATTTTTGATGAAATAGAGCTTTATTTTCACCCTGAATACCAAAGAAGATTTGTATTTGAACTTTTGGAACGTCTTGATAGTCTAAAGAAAGGAGGTAATATAGATAACATAAAAGGGATTAACATTCTATTTTGTACCCACTCTCCTTTTATCTTATCAGATATACCAAAAGAAAATGTGCTGTTCTTGGGTGATGAAATGGATTTCAAAACTTTTGGAGCTAATATTACAACATCTTTAGCAAGTTCTTTCTTTATGGAATATCTTATAGGAGAATTTGCTAAAACAAAAATTACTAATATTATTGAGAAGCTAAACAAAATAAGTAATGATAAAGAGAATAACAACGATAAAGAGAATATTTTAAAAACTATAAGGTTAATAGATGAGCCTATATTAAGAAATAAATTAATAGAGATGTACTATGAGAAATTTGTAGAAACAAAAGACAAAGCTTTAAAAAAGGAACAGGAAAAAGAACAGGAAGTGGAAACTCTTGCAAAACGCTTAGGTGTAAATATAGAAATCATTAAACAAAACAAGTAA